The region tcccccctcgttccctctttctcccttctccctcctcgcttcctcttttcctctcaccccatccctctttccccctttctccccctctctccctctctttcttttctttccctctcccctctcttgcccccccccccccccttcccaggtAAGTTTGAGGAGAAGGAGGACCGGGTCCCGAAGCTGGAGCAGCTGAACGCGCTGGGCTTCATGTGCAGCCTGAACCTGGCGCTGAGCAAGCGGGACCTGACGCGCACCGAGCTGCTCCTCCTGGAGACCTTCGGCTGGAACCTGTGCATGCCCACGCCCGCCCACTTCATCGACTACTACCTCCAGGCCTCCGTGCAGCAGGCCGACCTGCACAACGGCtggcccctctcctccctctccaagACCAAAGCCTTCATGGACAAGTACACGCACTACTTCCTGGAGGTCTCCCTGCAGGGTGagtctgaggaggaggaggaggaggggggggagaagaggaggagggaaggggggagtgaagggggagggggtgctgtgcAGGGAgaaaagcaggagagaggaggagatgaaagaacagaaagaaaaggaggaagtggaaggaggaagaggagggattGAGGTGCTGGAAGATATTCGGTCGGATAAAAAGAAGCAATGTTGCCTTATCTTCAAATGTTCACCGGGCGCTGAAGCAATGAAGACACCTCTAGAAATTTAAAAGTTTCTGacaaaatgttcatttctttgttctgacattttttattttctaatgcGTAGTAGTTTCTCTGTTATGTGGATGCTTTCTGGCTTGATTGTGCTGTGAGAGTAGAGAGGGAGTGGAAGAGGGAGGGTATGGAAGCGAGGGTGGGAAGACAGGagctgggaggtgggggagaggaTGAGAAGAAGGCAGGTCAGAGAGGAGTGGTAAATGATGGGGGGTTAgtggaagagagaaaggagaaagaacAGTCAATGCTGCTTTTTCTAGCTCAGTTTAAATTGAGCACAAATTCAGGGAAGTCATGTGGTACAGTCCATAGGGCAGCTGTGTCTCACCCCATATACCCTGCCCATGGCTGCCGGTTCGATTCCTAGTCATGGCACATTCTACACTGGGGCCCAGTCTCTACCTGTAACCTTCCCTGCTGTCCCCCTGTCTGAATGAAGATACATAGACTGCAGGATGGGCTGTGTGTGAAAGGTTAAAAGTGAGCACAGACTGTGCACTGTAAACTGTGAACACATTGGTGTTCAGGTTGGTGATGAGTTAATCTGGGTGTTGAGTGATAACACGCTGACACGGCTCCGTGTAGCCGGTCTGTCACAGTCACTCACGcgtgtttctctgtctgtgtgtgtgtgtttctctgtctgtgtgtgtgtgtgtgtgtgtgtgtgtttctctgtctgtgtgtgtgtgtttctctgtctgcgtgtgcgtgtgtcttcgtctgcgtgtgtctttgtctgcgtgtgcgtgctttCCGTGTTCCAGACCACGCCTTCCTGAGCTTCCGGCCGTCCCAGGTGGCAGCGGCCTGCATCGCGGCCTCGCGGATCTGCCTCCAGATCACCCCCAGCTGGAACTCGGTGCTGCAGCTGCTGACGGGCTACACCTGGGATCACCTGACCCGCTGCATCGAGCTCATGCTGCTGTAAGGAGCCTGCATGCCTatcactgccccgcccactctccctgccccgcccactctacCAGCCCTGCCCActctccctgccccgcccactctcccAGCCCTGCCCACTCTACCAGCCCTGCCCActctccctgccccgcccactctacCAGCCCTGCCCACTCTCCCTGCCCCCACTCCCAGCTGCCCACTCTTCCCGCCCTGCCCACTCTCCCTGTCCCGCCCTCCCTGTCCCCTGCCGCCACTCTCCCACTCTACCAGCCTCCCTTGCCCCCAGCTCTCCCCTGCCCCTCCGCCCACTCTACCAGCCCTGCCCActctccctgccccgccccctgtccctgTCCTGCCCCATCTCCTGCAAAATATAATTGGGTTTTTTTAAGCTGTGTGGTCCACAGTTATTGTGCCTTATGCTATAAACTGACCTGGTAGAGTTCatgatgtttttatattttttatttctctcctgAAGGGCCCATGATAATGACGTGAAGGAGGCCAACAAGTCAAAATCCAGCCCTCTTTCCAGCCAGGCTCTGCTGCATTctcaggccacgccccctccctcttcagcttcctcctcctcctcggcatCCCCCTCCCAGCAGCTGCTTTTTCAGGCCGGGTCCCACCCTCACCTCTCCCAGCGCTCGGTGCCCGCGGCCCGGCTGCAGTCGCTAGGCGAGCCCCAGGCTCTGGGGCCTAGCGCGGCCTCCCAGGACTACCTCCAGCCCCACGGGGCGGGGCCGCTCTCGGGCTCCGCCTCCGGGGGGGCCTTCCACTCGTACCCGAGCCTGGCGTCGGGGCTGTGCTCGCTGCCCCTCCAGGGGCCCATCGCCATGCAGGTGTCCATCGCGGCCGAGCCGCGCCACTGCCTGGGTGTGGCctacggcggcggcggctaccTGGGCTCGGTCCCGGGCTTCGCCGCCGGCTGCTTCGACAGGTGACGCCAGGAAAGGGACGACGGACTCAGGCTGgggccgccgcccccctcccgctctGTCCCTCACTCCGACAGCGCCCCCCTGCCCTCTCGCCTCAGGcccgcgcccccctccctccagcagaGGCGGCAGAAGCGGAAGAGGAAATCTGAGAGGGTGACGGTGGACCCCTCTCAGGTCATCGTGCTGACGTAGACGCGCGCGAGAAGCCGTCTCCGCTACACCGCTTTAACGCCGATAAAGTGGACCTCGTAACTGCCACCaccttctgaaaaaaaagacgaaacaaaaaaacaactgaaaactAGAGCTATATTTTTGATAATatggttgtattttttaaaatacagattttttttgtagcaCATTCTGGAATCTTTGTTCAATTTTCGAGGAGTGACACTGGAGTTATTTAAACTGCGGCGGACATATTTATGTTCACCAATCAGGAGGGCGAAAATCCAGAAGAGTTCCGTTCCCTCTGCTTGCCCTGTGATTGGGCAGCTCCACATGCTGTGgggagctctgattggccagctgtGAGAGCTGGTATCGctgggcccctccctcccccctctgacATTGCCTGCAAGTCCCTCTGCTCCCTTTTTTCTCGCGTTTGAAATTCTGAGATCCTGCCGTCTCAAACGAATCTCCCGCTCCCCTGGGAAGGTTCGGAAGGCCCTCCTGTGGAAGCAGGGGCCTGAAgaactgtgggaagaaacctccAGAAACGCTTCAAAGTCCGTTTCTTGGAGCCTTCGCTGGAAGAGGCCTGAGAGTGTGGCTGAAGGTCTCGGCTTTCTTGCCGTTGGCtgaatcttttttgttttgaattctcCGATGCTGCTGCCTTATACAGACTCATGCGCTGTGTGACCGTGAGACTCGCTCATCCTCGTACCAGAAGTATTGTTTACACAAGCCACGTTGAATCAGGGACTTGAAGTCAGATTACTTGAATCCAGTGTCACTAGTGCAGTGGATGTTATTTATGATTgggcatttgttttctttgttataTCTTGTATCCTGTTTGCTTTGGAATTGGTGTCTGATTTGCGAACACTGTAGaggtcgggaggggggggggtgtgttgtgACTCTGGTTCTAGTCTAATGGGGTTTGTTCTGCTGAAACCTGAAAAGCAAGAGCAAAAGGAAGACGGAAAAACTTGGGGAACCTGGTGAACGGGCCGTGCTGAGCGCGTTCAAAACCGTCCGCTTTCAGAGGAAGCTCCAAACTGTCAGCGGCAAGCGTTAGCCCTCAtatcctgcccccctccccctcccaccccactccaccccccactgGACTGCCCGAGCTTCCTCTTCCAGTCAGAACCCAAGGGCGtctcctctgtgacatcaccggcCATGTCACCTCTGGAGCTCCATGCCTGCGGTTCACCGGACCGTGAACCGCTCTTGGATGTCGCTGGTGACCGAACGTTTGTGTGCCGGGGTTTGAGCTCTCCGCGGTCGCTGATCAGGAAGTCATAGCCCTGGCCTCGTACACTTCCTCTATGGTTACAACGCGTCCATGGACAGCCCACAGATAACCTTTGCATCCAGGAGAGCCGTGAATCCTATGAAGGGTGGCCGGTGCTCTCGTGGTTGGCTGACTGCCTCCATTGACCGCGGTTTCATGGAGCACAGATAAGCATTTGGCGGGTTTTCGGGGTGCAAAGGTGAGAGTGAGACCAGCGGCAGTCGCCCCACTTTGCGCCCCGGCGCTCTTTGCTACCTCCCAAAAgcaaagtccccccccccctcccccgtcggTTCCTTTACACCAGCTGTCGCTGTCATACTGTACTCCCCGTTATTAAAAAATCGGGCCGTAAACGTGATTGTTTCCATCGTTTTGGGGTTTCCTACCTGCCCTCTTAGGGTACAAAGTGCAGGGTGAAAATTGCACCGAGACACTCACCagggtaaaaacaaaaagtctGGTGGCGAAAGCAGGGCCGGTTCAGGGGTGCGATTCACTGTAATGGCATGCGATCGTGTCTATTTCTGGAGCGGGGCAGAGATGACCCGCCGGTGTGGAGAGCAGAGTCCAGGCTTCAGGCAGGGAGGAGACTTCACCCTCTCGCACCCAGCGTTTCAACTACCTCAAATTACCCACTGGGCTGTGATCTCTCACACTGAAACCTTTTTAAATGCCAGCTTAGTTTGCCCATGTTCTTATTTTAGcttattttaaagaaacactGCCCTGAGTCTGTAAGTATTTAGTAATTCACTGAGTTTTAGCAAGTCTCCACtttttatatttagatttttttgttcaggCTTACGTTCCGtctcactgtgtgtatatatttttttaaaattttagcGTGTTCCCAGTTGACTTCTCTTGTAACGTTTGTAGAGGTGAATGAATTTGGTGCTCAAAGACAACACACCGCCTTATTCGATCACAGAAACTGTTACAAGCCCCACCCCTTAGCAGGAAGTCTCAGGGAGCAATGTGTCATCGATTTAAAATGTCTGGAAACCCACCTGAACCTTTTATACTCATCTATAACCACTACTTCCTCTTTTATAACTTATTTTTTTGGTCAACAGTAGGATCTTTGATACAGGAAACcccgtttttaaaatgtttttgctgcTGGAGGGCAGTGATAGTTTTTTAAATGCGATGTAATTGTTGCATATTGCAACCATCTTGAAGAGCTGCCGCTGTCTCTTGGACTGATGGGACGAACTTAGAGCATGTATCTGAATgagttttcattgtattttagGGGTTGTGACCAAAGATGAGGGTCCCTTTAGATAAGAGAGATTTAAATAAAGTGACACAAGAAACCACAATTTAACTCTGCCATAAACACCTGCTTTATTTAtgtgtgctgtgatttattCATATGCAGtgctcacattacattacaggcatttagcagacgatcttatccagagcgacttacacaacttttatatagcattttacattgtatccatttatacagctggatatatactgaagcaattcaggttaagtaccttgctcaagggtacagcggcagtgtcctacccaggaatcgaacctatgaccttttggttacaagcccagttccttacccactgtgctacactgccacccaaaaGCTCtgatccagagtgacttacacagcttttgcattgttttgttttacctaGTATccatgcagctggatatatacagaagcaatacggtttaagtaccttgctcaagggtacaacagcagtgtcctacctgagaATCAATcttgcaacctttaggttacaaggccagttcttTATCTATTATACTCTCCTTACATGTGTACAGAACGGATTATTCAGAGCTATTATCTTGAGCATACACGTGCTTCTTAAGGGTGGAGCTTTTCTAGACTGTCTGGACACAGGTCTGCACACAGTGCTGAGCTGGAGGCTTCATCATGATAAAGACCTGATGCTGTCCTCTGCAGTAttactctcaaaaaaaaaaaaaaaaaaacataattttgaatCTTTGAGTATGTTCGCATTTGAATTGAGTATACCCACATGCACAACAGGAAGTTCAGTTTCTGTTTGAGGAATTTTAATTGTCTTTTATGTCTTTAGCCTTGATTTATCAACCCGCTGAGATATGATAAGATGACAGCTGCATTTTGTAAAGTTTCAGTCTAGATAATATTCAGGTATTAACCAGCTCAGCCTGTAAAGGCGTTTTTGTGAGCATAGGCTGGGCCTGATAGCTCAGACCCCACAGTCTCCATTCTTGGCACTACATCAGCTGACGGCTGTAACCAGGAGTTTGCGGTGAAGTtataccagggctgcccaaccctgttcctggagctctaccgtcctgcaggttttcactccaaccctaacaaagcacacctcattcaacagctagagcagggctgcccaaccctgttcctggagatctaccgtcctgcaggttttcactccaaccctaacaaagcacacctcattcaacagctagagcagggctacccaaccctgttcctggagatctaccgtcctgcaggttttcactccaaccctaacaaagcacacctcattcaacagtttGAGACCTCTTTGAGCTGCTAGTTAGTAGAGTCCGGTGTGCCAGGGTAGGGTTGAgatggaaacctacaggacagtggaGCTCCAGGTTCGGGGTTGTGCAGCCCTCTTTACACGATCAGCGTTTTCCTGTCAGGGTGTGATTGGGATCAGGCCTCCTTGGTTCAGCACTATATCAGCTCATCCCAGTGACCGAGGAGCACAGGCTGTTTGTGGAGTGTTGCTGGTattagtcccccccccccccccccggcttagTAAATTAGCCTCCAAATTGTAAGCtcacgacacacacaccgccatcATCTCATCCAATCAGCACCCATCCCCCTCAAAGGGGGGGCGCTCAAGGTCAAGTGAATATTTAAAAGGCCCACTGCAGACACTGCTACAGGAAAGATAACGATCTGTACTTCCACGCTCCTGATCATAGTATGAACGCAGAGTAGAAGGATGTAGACTGAAATAGCGCTGCCTGGGGCTAAATTATAGTTATTGCTGTTTGTACACGTATGTGCCCTCACAGCCATAACACGTGTGGAGTCGTCAGAATATTTCATACGTAACATACATTTCACCTGAGAACGTTAATGGGAACGTTTCAAGCACACATGAAGGTGTTCAATCTAAACattcaacccccacccctcatagAACACATTAACACGCAAACTACCCTTGCATGACCCCCCCCTtatccccccctcacccccctcccttcaccCCAGCAGTGAAGCGGAGGACAATGCCTCAGATTCTTATCCCGGAGTGTTTTCCTCCTCCGTCTAAACAAACGAGATGTTCAAGAACATTCCAGTCGGGTGCCACTGACAGAAACGGAAGCTGAGGGGATGGAGACGGGCATCGAAAGGCGGGGCTTTCCCCCGTGGAGGTGGTGGGGTGAAAGGGATGAGGAGAGGTCGGCCGTGTTGAGTTTACAGTCCGAACGTAAGCTTTCTGTAGCTCGGGGAAGCTGAAAAATAAACGCGAAGCATCGAATGTGAAAGGAAAAAGGTAAGATGGCAGGGCCGGGGGACCAGCAGGGCTGTGGGAGGAGACCCCCGAAATGCACAGGAAGTGTAGAATTTCCTGTGTTCAAAATAGGGTGGATTCACATGGGGGTCCTTGGTAAAACCTCAGCAAGTACTTAAACCAGAAAACCCAAGTACTGTgaccactgaaaaaaaagcttcaaatGGGGATATGGTATTGGGTCAAAAGTGCAAACCCCTGtgcaatatttttcatggaCCTCACTGCGAGGTGCTTGTTGAACACACGTACACAGTTGGCATTCTGCTGTGTGTTAAATGGTTCCTTCTCTTGCTGCCACTGAGATATGCACTATGAAATGCCCCATAGGTCCTTATTTACTGCCACCTCTATCCTGGCCCATCTCCCCATGCACAGCCAGGATAGGTCATTATGCTTTGCCCTTTGTTTTGCGACCGTCTCTGTGTAACCCGATACACTGCATGTTTGGCTCGCACCCAAACCCttagctcctgtgtgtgtgtgtgtgtgcgcgtgtgcctgtgcgtgtgcctgtgcatgtgaatATTCCATAGGCAGACCTACAGGAATCGTTCAGACATTGCAAGTAAATGTTCAAATGTATGAGaggattttaaatgagaatttaTTCTATCATACAACATTATATGTACGgaaacaatttatattttatttaagttgcaaaaaaaaaaaaaaaacattttcttgaggAGACAAATGCTTTGATACTAGAATGATGCcaaaaaatagttttctttAATCTCTTTTCTCCAACTGAAGATCctactgctgatgtcacaatcactactggtaattgaaagcaatggagttctccaacattgacttagaattttgaaaaaatataaaccTACTCTCTTGGTTTTGCATCATGTCTGAAAGATGGCACCTGTTCCAGcgcagtgtccccatcactttTCTGGAGGATTGGGTCTATATGTCACAGTGGTCACAGGGAGAGTGGTCAGTTACTGGCCTGCCAGCGTATCTTCTAAAAGCAGCTTTACTTCCCCAAGACGAACCAAACCCAACCCAGCTTATTTTCCGCAATCTGGAACTGCTTGGAATATTCCCCCAGGCGTTTAATTTTGGGAAGCATGTAAATTACTTTAAGAGTTTAAAAGGTTCCACGTTGACT is a window of Anguilla rostrata isolate EN2019 chromosome 9, ASM1855537v3, whole genome shotgun sequence DNA encoding:
- the LOC135263652 gene encoding cyclin-J-like isoform X2, with the translated sequence MGKMDTDGQWWKSQLAADIHQSLRIKELKLPAYRAHSPQIGMRRYFADLLAILSNRYQLCPTARHLAVYLLDLFMDHYDVAVKQLYIIALSCLLLASKFEEKEDRVPKLEQLNALGFMCSLNLALSKRDLTRTELLLLETFGWNLCMPTPAHFIDYYLQASVQQADLHNGWPLSSLSKTKAFMDKYTHYFLEVSLQDHAFLSFRPSQVAAACIAASRICLQITPSWNSVLQLLTGYTWDHLTRCIELMLLAHDNDVKEANKSKSSPLSSQALLHSQATPPPSSASSSSSASPSQQLLFQAGSHPHLSQRSVPAARLQSLGEPQALGPSAASQDYLQPHGAGPLSGSASGGAFHSYPSLASGLCSLPLQGPIAMQVSIAAEPRHCLGVAYGGGGYLGSVPGFAAGCFDR
- the LOC135263652 gene encoding cyclin-J-like isoform X1 translates to MLKEGLGKVPLKKYLGCASWLSRIVRPARIFWMGKMDTDGQWWKSQLAADIHQSLRIKELKLPAYRAHSPQIGMRRYFADLLAILSNRYQLCPTARHLAVYLLDLFMDHYDVAVKQLYIIALSCLLLASKFEEKEDRVPKLEQLNALGFMCSLNLALSKRDLTRTELLLLETFGWNLCMPTPAHFIDYYLQASVQQADLHNGWPLSSLSKTKAFMDKYTHYFLEVSLQDHAFLSFRPSQVAAACIAASRICLQITPSWNSVLQLLTGYTWDHLTRCIELMLLAHDNDVKEANKSKSSPLSSQALLHSQATPPPSSASSSSSASPSQQLLFQAGSHPHLSQRSVPAARLQSLGEPQALGPSAASQDYLQPHGAGPLSGSASGGAFHSYPSLASGLCSLPLQGPIAMQVSIAAEPRHCLGVAYGGGGYLGSVPGFAAGCFDR